One region of Drosophila teissieri strain GT53w chromosome 2L, Prin_Dtei_1.1, whole genome shotgun sequence genomic DNA includes:
- the LOC122621175 gene encoding uncharacterized protein LOC122621175 isoform X2 — translation MDRKGRNTLRRTARLTRRRRSTGGNEVSRIKATEKPGVEPPLETRTQQRVFLYIQLNEMSKLPKTTYPLELHLYHPKNTLQKMQERYTTETIIYQHEFNLKKPVFAMGVMQDDIEDMNTFSDQPLLISLYQRIPRRRKGGSGKGKSRKGGTSSSLEINQLITDASEGKENVPNERSSKRSSEQDGEEVGEEGEGGTFLEGRLELLSRGHCDLLQLFQRRRFISDITIYLYPEYRSKKINDKITTCSVWHMYSILPILKNFTFTNLAFLTLESIYNVPEDLHSKSAELGLSVSFRSKQPDESDGSFRLIPLCTYSGFISQIISDQNTIIVWENIKRDLHLDMNFSFNQMETNSRIKLPKLFRMLLWEQDIDFQVYKIDPVSDLALINNSLHRFVLNEDMRKILEQAVVHDDYELLLQLYQETPGNVLYEGVLNPSIFGYPGVNYCRFACRLSPVREPSIKLSLPRDTLVMGPMFCTFKICFFQPICERNEPLDKYNESLLKSAKLRRCFDMDFLKEDETDKDVLLELYRAFDDLITDTIRYIIKRDVQDIHDRKEFFCCQLSNLCNLVLKICGCDFNIRMPTKTNIEFREMLTHMYKELMERIEGVFTACCWKSTSNKEHGEHGLNRLMNEMRLVSSSGQRDLAIHMYDEINHSTTNRVIFDFVTLLNSVECLQFEQAARYFAKPRTTDWSGYYFTAVFSYSSMLTI, via the exons ATGGATAGAAAGGGAAGAAATACCCTCCGTCGCACTGCTCGACTGACCAGACGGAGGCGCTCCACAGGAGGTAACGAGGTCAGCAGGATCAAGGCTACCGAGAAGCCGGGGGTGGAGCCTCCTTTGGAGACCAGGACCCAGCAGCGCGTCTTCCTCTACATCCAGCTGAACGAAATgagcaaactgcccaaaacgACGTATCCACTGGAGCTGCACCTCTACCATCCGAAGAACACGCTGCAGAAGATGCAGGAGCGCTACACCACAGAGACCATCATCTATCAGCACGAGTTCAATCTGAAGAAGCCCGTGTTCGCAATGGGTGTGATGCAGGACGACATCGAGGACATGAACACGTTCAGCGATCAGCCGCTGTTGATTTCCCTCTATCAAAGGATTCCCAGGCGCCGCAAGGGAGGATCGGGAAAAGGAAAGTCGAGGAAAGGAGGCACATCCTCGTCGCtggaaataaatcaattaattacaGATGCTTCGGAGGGTAAAGAGAACGTGCCCAATGAAAGATCCAGTAAGAGGTCATCCGAACAGGATGGTGAGGAAGTTGGGGAGGAAGGTGAGGGAGGCACCTTTTTGGAGGGGCGACTGGAGCTCTTATCTCGCGGCCACTGCGATCTTCTACAGCTTTTCCAGCGACGCCGCTTTATCAGCGACATCACCATCTATCTGTATCCGGAGTACCGGTCGAAGAAGATCAATGACAAAATCACCACGTGCAGCGTTTGGCACATGTACTCCATTCTGCCCATCCTGAAGAACTTTACCTTCACGAACTTGGCGTTTCTAACCCTGGAATCGATATACAATGTGCCCGAGGACCTCCACTCGAAATCCGCCGAATTGGGCCTCAGTGTTTCCTTTCGTTCAAAACAGCCGGATGAGTCGGATGGTTCCTTTCGGTTGATTCCTTTGTGCACCTACTCGGGATTCATTTCGCAGATCATCAGTGACCAGAACACGATCATCGTGTGGGAGAACATCAAGCGGGATCTGCACCTCGACATGAACTTCAGCTTCAACCAAATGGAGACCAATTCAAGGATAAAGCTTCCGAAGCTGTTTCGCATGCTCCTCTGGGAACAGGACATTGACTTTCAGGTCTACAAAATTGATCCTGTCTCGGACCTTGCCTTGATCAACAACTCTCTGCACCGTTTCGTTCTCAACGAGGATATGAGAAAAATCCTCGAGCAGGCGGTGGTTCACGATGACTACGAGTTGTTGCTGCAACTGTACCAGGAGACCCCAGGCAATGTCCTGTACGAGGGAGTCCTTAATCCGAGCATATTTGGGTATCCAGGAG TGAACTATTGCCGCTTCGCATGCAGGCTAAGTCCCGTTCGCGAACCCTCCATCAAGCTGAGCCTGCCCAGAGATACCCTGGTAATGGGCCCGATGTTCTGCACCTTCAAGATTTGCTTCTTTCAGCCAATTTGCGAGCGCAATGAACCGCTGGACAAGTACAATGAGAGCCTCCTCAAAAGCGCAAAGCTGCGCCGCTGCTTCGACATGGATTTCCTCAAGGAGGACGAGACGGATAAGGATGTGCTACTTGAGCTCTACCGTGCCTTTGATGATCTCATAACCGATACAATTAGGTACATAATCAAGCGAGATGTGCAGGACATCCACGACAGGAAGGAGTTCTTTTGCTGCCAGCTGAGCAACCTTTGCAATCTGGTGCTGAAAATATGCGGCTGCGACTTCAACATCCGAATGCCAACGAAGACGAACATTGAATTCAGA GAAATGCTGACCCACATGTACAAGGAGCTGATGGAGCGCATTGAGGGCGTATTCACCGCCTGCTGTTGGAAAAGCACATCGAATAAGGAGCATGGGGAACATGGCTTAAATCGGCTGATGAACGAAATGCGACTGGTCAGCAGCAGTGGCCAACGAGATTTGGCCATTCATATGTACGATGAGATCAACCACAGCACCACCAACCGCGTTATATTCGACTTTGTTACCCTGCTAAACAGCGTCGAATGCCTGCAGTTTGAACAGGCGGCGAGGTACTTCGCAAAACCACGAACCACCGATTGGAGTGGGTATTACTTTAC CGCAGTCTTCTCCTACAGCTCTATGTTAACTATATGA
- the LOC122626319 gene encoding uncharacterized protein LOC122626319 — MTSLKQSTVQDGSPQVPRHGMVTYGSGLVFGGNVYPVLVDGVPMQTPPGAHQAALQQRMQMQQVAPQPQRIHMHMQQVVPQAPHAHCAKPIVQYPTYQRTGGHRYPAPSYIAKPSQQSSVGFPGHAMLQQHSTSSSPAMMQPLQAQMLQPQQMQTSMGSPCGTRGYYNLPMNAGGDSCDWDGYSMMQPMDANKPYSFGWSLTD; from the coding sequence ATGACTAGTCTGAAACAATCGACTGTACAAGACGGTTCACCGCAAGTGCCCCGGCATGGCATGGTCACCTATGGCAGCGGGCTCGTCTTCGGCGGAAATGTGTATCCGGTACTGGTGGACGGGGTGCCCATGCAGACGCCCCCGGGAGCTCATCAGGCTGCACTGCAGCAGCgcatgcagatgcagcaggTGGCGCCACAGCCACAACGcatccacatgcacatgcagCAGGTAGTGCCACAGGCGCCACATGCCCATTGCGCCAAGCCCATTGTTCAGTACCCAACATATCAGCGAACGGGCGGCCACCGGTATCCTGCGCCCTCATACATCGCCAAGCCGAGCCAGCAGAGCTCGGTGGGATTTCCTGGCCACGCGATGCTCCAGCAGCACTCGACTTCCAGCAGCCCCGCGATGATGCAACCGCTGCAGGCGCAGATGCTACAGCCCCAGCAAATGCAAACCTCCATGGGCAGTCCTTGCGGCACTCGCGGCTACTACAATTTGCCAATGAATGCGGGTGGTGATTCCTGTGACTGGGACGGCTATTCCATGATGCAGCCCATGGATGCCAACAAGCCGTATTCCTTCGGCTGGAGTCTTACCGATTGA
- the LOC122621175 gene encoding uncharacterized protein LOC122621175 isoform X1: protein MDRKGRNTLRRTARLTRRRRSTGGNEVSRIKATEKPGVEPPLETRTQQRVFLYIQLNEMSKLPKTTYPLELHLYHPKNTLQKMQERYTTETIIYQHEFNLKKPVFAMGVMQDDIEDMNTFSDQPLLISLYQRIPRRRKGGSGKGKSRKGGTSSSLEINQLITDASEGKENVPNERSSKRSSEQDGEEVGEEGEGGTFLEGRLELLSRGHCDLLQLFQRRRFISDITIYLYPEYRSKKINDKITTCSVWHMYSILPILKNFTFTNLAFLTLESIYNVPEDLHSKSAELGLSVSFRSKQPDESDGSFRLIPLCTYSGFISQIISDQNTIIVWENIKRDLHLDMNFSFNQMETNSRIKLPKLFRMLLWEQDIDFQVYKIDPVSDLALINNSLHRFVLNEDMRKILEQAVVHDDYELLLQLYQETPGNVLYEGVLNPSIFGYPGVNYCRFACRLSPVREPSIKLSLPRDTLVMGPMFCTFKICFFQPICERNEPLDKYNESLLKSAKLRRCFDMDFLKEDETDKDVLLELYRAFDDLITDTIRYIIKRDVQDIHDRKEFFCCQLSNLCNLVLKICGCDFNIRMPTKTNIEFREMLTHMYKELMERIEGVFTACCWKSTSNKEHGEHGLNRLMNEMRLVSSSGQRDLAIHMYDEINHSTTNRVIFDFVTLLNSVECLQFEQAARYFAKPRTTDWSGYYFTLLLQLYVNYMMDLRSTDEEVLSTAKSTMIESLRQFADNNRMESETWILLYCYYKEYSYLPGMELTRWKFQNLQKIAPKTMDFTPTSLYELYLPDDFEMKSTSTSMNTQFYPVFKLFARLGAYSFAEVIFSDIEQCFTEAEVYIIRTTLKILQRQIDDKFNIIKMPTDNSVSGKLKRCYQLHINGSVEYSRGRCDEALKYFQELLSVADPMDKWRFKLSFLRLGQLAFQSGQYELAEKAFDICLHSRRKNFVANYGKGRTLYHLNRLEEAIPFLSRCTEVDIFIPDVWGYLAIINLRLGRNKTALECWKVAKENPEVSISKSVYAELDKIQYSDVHLLVDDDGNPSEKMSKMDFIPL, encoded by the exons ATGGATAGAAAGGGAAGAAATACCCTCCGTCGCACTGCTCGACTGACCAGACGGAGGCGCTCCACAGGAGGTAACGAGGTCAGCAGGATCAAGGCTACCGAGAAGCCGGGGGTGGAGCCTCCTTTGGAGACCAGGACCCAGCAGCGCGTCTTCCTCTACATCCAGCTGAACGAAATgagcaaactgcccaaaacgACGTATCCACTGGAGCTGCACCTCTACCATCCGAAGAACACGCTGCAGAAGATGCAGGAGCGCTACACCACAGAGACCATCATCTATCAGCACGAGTTCAATCTGAAGAAGCCCGTGTTCGCAATGGGTGTGATGCAGGACGACATCGAGGACATGAACACGTTCAGCGATCAGCCGCTGTTGATTTCCCTCTATCAAAGGATTCCCAGGCGCCGCAAGGGAGGATCGGGAAAAGGAAAGTCGAGGAAAGGAGGCACATCCTCGTCGCtggaaataaatcaattaattacaGATGCTTCGGAGGGTAAAGAGAACGTGCCCAATGAAAGATCCAGTAAGAGGTCATCCGAACAGGATGGTGAGGAAGTTGGGGAGGAAGGTGAGGGAGGCACCTTTTTGGAGGGGCGACTGGAGCTCTTATCTCGCGGCCACTGCGATCTTCTACAGCTTTTCCAGCGACGCCGCTTTATCAGCGACATCACCATCTATCTGTATCCGGAGTACCGGTCGAAGAAGATCAATGACAAAATCACCACGTGCAGCGTTTGGCACATGTACTCCATTCTGCCCATCCTGAAGAACTTTACCTTCACGAACTTGGCGTTTCTAACCCTGGAATCGATATACAATGTGCCCGAGGACCTCCACTCGAAATCCGCCGAATTGGGCCTCAGTGTTTCCTTTCGTTCAAAACAGCCGGATGAGTCGGATGGTTCCTTTCGGTTGATTCCTTTGTGCACCTACTCGGGATTCATTTCGCAGATCATCAGTGACCAGAACACGATCATCGTGTGGGAGAACATCAAGCGGGATCTGCACCTCGACATGAACTTCAGCTTCAACCAAATGGAGACCAATTCAAGGATAAAGCTTCCGAAGCTGTTTCGCATGCTCCTCTGGGAACAGGACATTGACTTTCAGGTCTACAAAATTGATCCTGTCTCGGACCTTGCCTTGATCAACAACTCTCTGCACCGTTTCGTTCTCAACGAGGATATGAGAAAAATCCTCGAGCAGGCGGTGGTTCACGATGACTACGAGTTGTTGCTGCAACTGTACCAGGAGACCCCAGGCAATGTCCTGTACGAGGGAGTCCTTAATCCGAGCATATTTGGGTATCCAGGAG TGAACTATTGCCGCTTCGCATGCAGGCTAAGTCCCGTTCGCGAACCCTCCATCAAGCTGAGCCTGCCCAGAGATACCCTGGTAATGGGCCCGATGTTCTGCACCTTCAAGATTTGCTTCTTTCAGCCAATTTGCGAGCGCAATGAACCGCTGGACAAGTACAATGAGAGCCTCCTCAAAAGCGCAAAGCTGCGCCGCTGCTTCGACATGGATTTCCTCAAGGAGGACGAGACGGATAAGGATGTGCTACTTGAGCTCTACCGTGCCTTTGATGATCTCATAACCGATACAATTAGGTACATAATCAAGCGAGATGTGCAGGACATCCACGACAGGAAGGAGTTCTTTTGCTGCCAGCTGAGCAACCTTTGCAATCTGGTGCTGAAAATATGCGGCTGCGACTTCAACATCCGAATGCCAACGAAGACGAACATTGAATTCAGA GAAATGCTGACCCACATGTACAAGGAGCTGATGGAGCGCATTGAGGGCGTATTCACCGCCTGCTGTTGGAAAAGCACATCGAATAAGGAGCATGGGGAACATGGCTTAAATCGGCTGATGAACGAAATGCGACTGGTCAGCAGCAGTGGCCAACGAGATTTGGCCATTCATATGTACGATGAGATCAACCACAGCACCACCAACCGCGTTATATTCGACTTTGTTACCCTGCTAAACAGCGTCGAATGCCTGCAGTTTGAACAGGCGGCGAGGTACTTCGCAAAACCACGAACCACCGATTGGAGTGGGTATTACTTTAC TCTTCTCCTACAGCTCTATGTTAACTATATGATGGACCTCAGATCGACGGACGAAGAGGTCTTGAGTACGGCCAAGTCAACTATGATCGAGAGTCTGCGCCAGTTTGCAGATAACAACCGGATGGAATCAGAAACCTGGATCCTTTTGTACTGCTATTACAAGGAATATTCCTACTTACCCGGCATGGAGTTAACGCGATGGAAATTTCAGAATCTCCAGAAAATTGCACCCAAGACAATGGACTTTACTCCCACTTCCCTATACGAACTGTACTTGCCGGACGACTTTGAAATGAAGAGCACATCCACCTCGATGAATACTCAGTTCTATCCGGTTTTTAAGCTTTTTGCCCGCCTCGGAGCATACTCATTTGCGGAAGTTATATTTTCCGACATAGAACAGTGTTTTACGGAAGCGGAAGTCTATATTATAAGAACCACTTTGAAGATACTGCAGCGGCAGATCGATGACAAGTTCAATATCATTAAGATGCCCACGGATAACAGTGTGTCGGGAAAGTTGAAG CGCTGTTACCAGCTGCACATCAACGGCAGTGTAGAGTATTCGCGTGGTCGCTGTGATGAGGCTCTGAAATACTTTCAGGAGTTATTGTCAGTGGCGGATCCAATGGATAAGTGGCGGTTCAAGTTGAGTTTCCTGCGGCTCGGTCAATTGGCCTTTCAAAGTGGACAATATGAGCTGGCCGAAAAAGCATTTGATATCTGCTTGCATTCCAGACGCAAGAACTTTGTAGCCAACTACGGAAAGGGACGGACACTTTACCAT CTCAACCGTCTGGAGGAAGCCATTCCCTTCCTCTCGCGATGCACTGAAGTCGACATCTTCATACCCGATGTCTGGGGCTACTTAGCTATCATTAACCTACGACTTGGCAGAAATAAGACGGCCCTGGAATGCTGGAAGGTTGCTAAAGAG AACCCCGAAGTAAGCATCAGCAAGAGCGTTTATGCCGAACTCGATAAGATCCAGTACTCGGATGTGCATCTGCTGGTAGATGATGATGGAAACCCATCCGAAAAGATGTCGAAAATGGACTTTATTCCTTTGTAA
- the LOC122626179 gene encoding uncharacterized protein LOC122626179, with amino-acid sequence MDKIIGKLVRFFSVASGFLLNKLLFYGLILGLLILIFIRLFMMERLQRLKAIISRSRSEYEHESEADDEGYIDDEFLFRDLNPEQSIELHRRQRLEAAAEVLRNVADKEGSHKCPEPRRKNTEPMKSR; translated from the coding sequence atggaTAAGATTATTGGAAAACTTGTTCGCTTCTTTTCCGTGGCGTCTGGTTTTCTACTCAATAAACTGTTGTTCTATGGATTGATCCTTGGACTGTTGATCCTAATTTTTATTCGACTTTTCATGATGGAGCGCCTTCAACGCTTGAAGGCGATAATCTCGAGGAGCCGGTCCGAATATGAACACGAATCGGAGGCAGACGATGAGGGATACATAGATGATGAGTTCCTATTCAGGGACCTCAACCCAGAGCAGAGTATCGAGTTGCATCGCCGCCAGCGATTGGAGGCAGCAGCCGAAGTACTGCGAAATGTGGCGGATAAGGAGGGATCCCACAAATGCCCCGAACCAAGACGAAAGAACACTGAACCTATGAAATCAAGATAA
- the LOC122625949 gene encoding uncharacterized protein LOC122625949 has product MFPDDFDVEPFNPFNVGPPNSGARSEFKIPTCVTYPPPVFVAKSEYLQPSKDSLARKSNQSIGQSRSGEVDISKAINEEMAVAKKQAAALNEKDRIDAGGVSKTKLSRDSQSKEALSKDSLRTLMPVRSPTDQQFSGEGRTNSKLSISESSAASKTSCTYKQSQAYMASKSSNITLKRSAIANSISSNTTLTPKSVLKSANYTEAAKVSATSMKSKVSNKPSETGTQRSLNLKPASSESKQSLESVQPKQSDFKMQESEKRILQDSQKKTLQESQKKTLQDLQKRTSPEQLPSDIVTKKAQQDSWNDRAHSRTNKSSVLPESKDGPSYIRSEAALSYRQSLNQQAAEMADRLNAGNENFRRYNSVARNHSIKVPQRLCDGDRMTFWFSDAVLS; this is encoded by the coding sequence ATGTTTCCTGACGACTTCGACGTTGAACCCTTCAATCCATTCAATGTGGGACCGCCCAACAGTGGCGCCCGATCAGAATTCAAAATACCCACTTGCGTTACGTATCCGCCACCGGTTTTCGTAGCCAAGTCCGAATACTTGCAGCCATCCAAGGATTCGCTTGCCCGGAAGAGCAATCAAAGTATAGGACAGTCCAGGTCCGGTGAAGTGGACATTTCCAAGGCCATCAATGAAGAGATGGCGGTGGCCAAGAAGCAGGCCGCGGCACTCAATGAAAAGGACCGCATTGATGCGGGCGGTGTCTCAAAGACGAAGCTCTCCAGGGACTCCCAGTCAAAGGAAGCGCTTTCAAAGGACTCTCTGCGCACCCTGATGCCAGTGAGGTCGCCAACTGACCAACAGTTCAGTGGTGAGGGTAGAACCAATTCCAAATTATCCATATCAGAATCCAGTGCGGCCTCCAAGACCAGCTGCACATATAAGCAAAGTCAGGCTTACATGGCCTCAAAGTCTTCGAACATAACACTAAAACGATCTGCAATTGCCAACAGTATTTCCTCAAATACCACCCTCACTCCCAAGTCAGTTCTGAAGTCAGCGAATTACACAGAAGCAGCCAAAGTTTCCGCTACctcaatgaaatcaaaagtgTCAAACAAACCATCTGAAACCGGAACTCAGCGCTCCCTAAACTTAAAACCTGCTAGCTCAGAGTCTAAACAATCTCTAGAATCTGTACAGCCAAAGCAATCCGATTTCAAAATGCAAGAATCTGAGAAGAGAATTTTGCAAGACTCGCAGAAGAAAACTTTGCAAGAATCGCAGAAGAAAACTTTGCAAGACTTGCAGAAGAGAACTTCGCCAGAACAACTCCCCTCTgatattgtcaccaaaaaagcgCAGCAGGACTCTTGGAACGATCGTGCCCATTCAAGGACCAACAAGTCAAGTGTTCTGCCTGAATCCAAGGATGGTCCCAGCTACATTCGGTCGGAAGCAGCTCTATCCTACAGACAGTCCTTGAACCAGCAGGCTGCCGAAATGGCGGATCGCTTGAACGCCGGAAATGAAAACTTCAGGCGCTACAATTCCGTGGCTCGGAATCATTCGATCAAAGTACCTCAACGACTTTGTGATGGGGATCGTATGACTTTCTGGTTCAGCGATGCTGTTCTCTCCTAG